One genomic region from Pecten maximus unplaced genomic scaffold, xPecMax1.1, whole genome shotgun sequence encodes:
- the LOC117321423 gene encoding uncharacterized protein LOC117321423, which produces MRQEIPSPEVTRHFPHLQDLEGLIPPIDPDSDIALLIGRDLPIVHHVLDQRLGGANSPFAQKLHLGWVVVGETCLGSAHRPSHVNVNKVNTLNNGRPSLLQPCPNDLDISFTGDEVFRKTLDDNKPGLSIQDKQFMDIMKSGFRKDEEGNWVAPLPFKVNRERLPDNRPLASKRAKSLLASMKRDENKKQHMVEFMQKILDKGQAEIAPELANNQERWYLPLFGVYNPKKPDTIRGVFDSSAKFEDVSLNDVLLTGPDTTNSPLGILLRFRKGPVAITADIEHMFYCFRVEEQHRDYLRFFWHRDNNPELELVEYRMTVHVFGNSPSPAVATFGLRKSVESADSDVKEFVSQNFYVDDGLVSADDAKTGIDLMKRTQSTLAREGNLRLHKITSSSKEVLDAFQPNDLAKGLKGLELGKDIIPLQRSLGLVWNVNNDTFTYQVCPDTQPFTRRGVLSTVNSLFDPLGLIAPVVIRGKLILRDLMACGSTVGWDEPLPSDREAEWKTWRDSLVSLEDVRIPRVCSTFLRIAVSRRELHTFADASQDAIAAASYLKTFNISGSTEVSFVYGKAKVAPQKGHTIPRLELCAAVLAVEIAQTVIEQLDITLDAVRFYSDSQVVLGYIHNEERRFYVYVSNRVEKIRAFSTPDQWTHVSTHCNPADVATRSVHAKDIQTSPWVKGPGLLEEEIVEVTYPLLQVETDKEVRPDVTSHKTSSREIQRLDGIRFQRFSSWTRLVRAVSLLKHIARTHARNEKHCSGWHWCTTHKNVDMFQETERVIIKQAQLDSYHVEISCLQNGERLNSSSPLLPLSPYLDEHGILRVGGRLNRVKDLASGEVNPVIVPKGHHIATLLVRHYHSSVQHQGRTFTEGALRAGGFWIIGGKRLISSLLRSCVKCKKLRGKVEHQKMSDLPSDRTTPSPPFTYVGVDAFGPWSVTTRRTRGGAANSKRWAIMFSCLVTRGVHIEVVEELSSSSFINSLRRFIALRGPVKVFRSDCGTNFVGATGELGMCTVNVEDKDIESFLLEHKVVWKFNPPHASNMGGAWERMIGLVRRILDSMLREVQGRPLTHEVLCTLMAEVCAIINSRPITPVSSDPESPSILSPNALLTQKVNPDVAPFEELQLQDMYKSQWKQVQVLANQFWKRWRSQYLQNLQSRPKWKRERENLQEGDLVLMMDSCVPRNQWPVGLVEKIFPSSDSLVRKAAVRVMRDSTPVTYFRPVMQLVLLSSE; this is translated from the coding sequence ATGAGACAGGAAATTCCTTCCCCGGAAGTGACTAGACATTTTCCCCACCTTCAGGATTTGGAGGGTCTTATCCCACCTATAGACCCCGATTCAGACATTGCACTACTCATTGGACGCGATCTTCCGATAGTTCATCACGTTCTAGACCAGCGCCTCGGTGGTGCTAACTCACCATTCGCGCAAAAACTTCATCTTGGTTGGGTGGTGGTAGGCGAAACCTGCCTTGGTAGCGCACACAGACCAAGTCATGTTAACGTTAACAAGGTCAATACACTTAATAATGGAAGGCCATCTCTGCTACAGCCATGCCCCAACGATTTGGATATATCCTTTACTGGAGACGAAGTTTTCCGTAAGACACTTGATGATAACAAGCCAGGGTTATCTATACAGGACAAACAATTTATGGACATAATGAAATCAGGATTCAGGAAGGATGAGGAGGGCAACTGGGTGGCCCCACTTCCCTTCAAGGTCAACAGGGAGCGACTTCCAGATAATCGTCCTTTGGCTTCGAAGAGAGCAAAATCCCTCTTAGCTAGTATGAAACGGGATGAAAACAAGAAACAGCACATGGTGGAGTTCATGCAGAAAATTCTGGACAAGGGGCAAGCGGAAATTGCGCCCGAGCTCGCAAACAACCAGGAAAGATGGTATCTTCCATTGTTCGGGGTATATAACCCAAAGAAGCCGGACACTATCAGAGGTGTATTTGACTCTTCAGCGAAGTTTGAAGATGTTTCGCTGAATGACGTTCTGCTCACTGGTCCGGACACAACGAACAGTCCTCTAGGCATTCTGTTGCGCTTCAGGAAAGGACCGGTCGCCATAACTGCCGACATAGAACACATGTTCTATTGTTTCCGCGTGGAGGAACAACACAGGGATTATCTACGGTTCTTCTGGCACAGAGACAATAATCCCGAACTTGAGTTAGTTGAATACAGGATGACTGTTCATGTATTTGGCAACAGTCCCTCCCCGGCTGTTGCCACCTTTGGGCTAAGGAAATCTGTCGAGAGCGCGGACTCTGATGTCAAGGAATTTGTGTCACAAAACTTCTATGTCGACGATGGACTCGTCTCTGCTGATGATGCCAAGACAGGCATTGATCTCATGAAGCGCACTCAGTCGACCCTAGCACGTGAAGGCAATCTGAGATTGCACAAGATTACTTCCAGCAGCAAGGAGGTACTTGACGCCTTTCAGCCAAATGACTTGGCCAAGGGACTAAAGGGTCTAGAGTTAGGAAAGGACATCATACCCCTCCAGAGGAGTCTAGGTCTCGTGTGGAACGTAAACAATGATACCTTTACCTACCAAGTGTGTCCCGATACGCAACCCTTCACACGTCGAGGTGTGCTTTCCACCGTCAACAGTCTGTTTGATCCGTTGGGACTCATTGCTCCGGTAGTGATTCGAGGAAAGCTTATCCTTCGGGATCTTATGGCGTGTGGTTCAACTGTTGGCTGGGACGAGCCCTTGCCATCAGACCGCGAAGCAGAGTGGAAGACGTGGCGAGATTCCCTCGTTTCACTAGAGGATGTAAGGATTCCGCGAGTCTGCTCAACCTTTCTCCGTATCGCTGTTTCTCGGAGGGAGCTCCATACGTTTGCCGACGCATCCCAGGATGCTATTGCTGCAGCGTCCTATCTGAAGACTTTCAACATCAGTGGCAGCACAGAGGTCAGTTTCGTTTATGGGAAGGCAAAGGTCGCGCCACAAAAGGGTCACACAATCCCTCGTTTAGAACTTTGTGCGGCAGTGCTTGCTGTTGAGATCGCTCAAACAGTCATCGAGCAACTAGATATTACGCTAGATGCCGTCCGTTTCTATTCTGACAGCCAAGTCGTCCTCGGTTATATTCACAACGAGGAAAGAAGGTTTTACGTGTATGTGTCAAACCGCGTCGAGAAGATAAGGGCTTTCTCTACGCCCGATCAATGGACTCATGTGTCTACCCACTGCAACCCTGCCGATGTGGCTACCAGATCTGTACATGCGAAGGACATTCAAACTAGTCCATGGGTGAAGGGCCCCGGACTTCTCGAGGAAGAAATTGTAGAAGTGACTTACCCCCTTCTCCAAGTTGAAACCGATAAAGAGGTAAGGCCTGATGTCACCTCTCACAAAACATCTTCCAGGGAAATTCAGCGTTTGGATGGAATACGGTTTCAGAGGTTTTCTTCGTGGACTCGTCTGGTTCGAGCCGTTTCCTTATTGAAACACATTGCACGCACCCATGCTAGGAACGAAAAACACTGCAGTGGTTGGCATTGGTGCACTACCCACAAGAACGTCGACATGTTCCAAGAGACCGAGCGTGTTATCATTAAACAAGCACAGCTCGATTCCTACCATGTTGAGATAAGCTGTCTACAGAATGGGGAAAGACTTAACTCCAGTAGTCCCCTCCTACCACTCTCACCTTACCTCGATGAGCACGGCATCCTTAGAGTGGGAGGTCGACTTAACAGAGTCAAGGATCTTGCGAGCGGCGAAGTAAACCCCGTGATAGTACCCAAGGGACACCACATTGCCACGTTGCTTGTCCGTCACTATCACAGCTCCGTTCAACATCAGGGAAGAACATTCACGGAAGGAGCGCTGAGGGCAGGTGGCTTCTGGATCATTGGTGGCAAAAGGTTGATCTCCTCCCTGTTGCGTAGCTGCGTCAAGTGCAAGAAACTTAGAGGAAAGGTCGAACACCAGAAAATGTCGGATCTCCCATCTGACCGCACAACACCAAGTCCTCCTTTCACGTATGTGGGAGTTGACGCTTTCGGGCCGTGGTCGGTGACCACACGACGCACTAGAGGTGGAGCAGCCAATTCCAAAAGATGGGCAATAATGTTCTCCTGTCTTGTTACTCGGGGAGTGCATATCGAGGTGGTGGAAGAACTCTCTTCGTCCTCTTTCATCAATTCACTACGACGATTCATAGCACTTCGTGGGCCCGTCAAGGTCTTCAGATCGGACTGTGGCACCAACTTTGTTGGGGCAACAGGGGAACTCGGTATGTGCACAGTAAACGTGGAGGATAAGGACATTGAGAGCTTCCTTCTCGAACACAAGGTTGTGTGGAAGTTCAACCCTCCCCACGCGTCAAACATGGGAGGGGCCTGGGAGAGGATGATTGGTCTTGTCCGGAGAATCTTAGACTCTATGTTACGCGAGGTTCAAGGGAGACCACTTACTCACGAGGTTTTGTGCACGCTTATGGCTGAGGTTTGTGCCATCATTAACAGCAGACCTATTACACCTGTATCAAGCGACCCCGAGTCACCAAGCATACTGTCTCCTAACGCGCTTCTAACT